A region of Gracilinanus agilis isolate LMUSP501 chromosome 3, AgileGrace, whole genome shotgun sequence DNA encodes the following proteins:
- the FFAR1 gene encoding free fatty acid receptor 1, with the protein MDFPPQLSFALYAAAFTLGLPLNVILLSEAVSHARLRLTPSLVYILHLACSDLLLAASLPLKAAEALAEGAWPLPASLCRVFALTHLVLLYAGGCFLAALSAGRYLGAAFPLGYQAARRPRYSWGVCVAIWGLLLFHLGLVFGLEIQEGPEDNRTNSLGMTIPINGSTICLEAWDPIWSGPAHLSISLLLFFLPLTITAFSYMGCLRALVHSGLSRSRKLRAARVAGGALLTLLLCLGPYNISHVASFVKPDAGSQWRKLGLIMGAWSTVLNPLVSGYLGSRAAKRGGTVGTQGGAAQK; encoded by the coding sequence ATGGACTTCCCCCCACAGCTATCTTTTGCTCTCTATGCTGCTGCCTTTACACTGGGTCTTCCTCTCAATGTCATCCTTCTCAGTGAGGCTGTGTCCCATGCACGGCTCCGCCTCACCCCAAGCCTTGTCTATATCCTCCATCTGGCCTGTTCTGACCTGCTACTGGCTGCCTCCTTACCCCTAAAAGCAGCTGAGGCCCTAGCAGAGGGAGCCTGGCCTCTCCCAGCTTCACTGTGCAGAGTCTTTGCCTTGACACATTTAGTACTACTCTATGCTGGAGGTTGCTTCCTGGCTGCCCTCAGTGCTGGCCGCTACCTTGGGGCAGCTTTTCCATTGGGATACCAAGCTGCTCGGAGGCCTCGTTATTCCTGGGGTGTATGTGTGGCGATCTGGGGGCTGCTCCTTTTCCACTTGGGGCTGGTGTTTGGACTGGAAATTCAGGAAGGCCCAGAGGACAACCGTACAAACTCCTTGGGAATGACCATTCCAATCAACGGCTCCACCATCTGTCTGGAAGCTTGGGACCCAATCTGGTCTGGCCCTGCCCATCTCAgtatttcccttctacttttttttcttcctttgaccaTCACTGCCTTCTCTTACATGGGCTGCCTGCGGGCCCTGGTCCACTCGGGCCTGAGCCGGAGTCGGAAGCTCAGAGCTGCCCGAGTGGCTGGAGGGGCACTGCTCACTCTATTACTCTGTCTGGGACCCTACAATATTTCCCATGTGGCCAGCTTTGTGAAACCAGATGCCGGGAGCCAATGGAGGAAGCTTGGGTTGATCATGGGAGCCTGGAGCACTGTACTCAACCCATTGGTGTCAGGGTACCTGGGGAGCAGGGCTGCCAAGAGGGGTGGTACAGTTGGTACTCAAGGTGGGGCAGCCCAGAAATAG